A portion of the Maniola hyperantus chromosome 24, iAphHyp1.2, whole genome shotgun sequence genome contains these proteins:
- the LOC138404013 gene encoding uncharacterized protein — MPEKEPTVRRVQEAARLYRAKRGKQQDVLGDRLVETKKCFLDALHPAQEIGIDYVKLEDISDPSVGKSDREGLQIFTDGSKIGGKVGAALVYWRDGIETGKKKFLLESYCSVYQAEMYALYRATDVAIKCKDKQINIYSDSKSSLETIQNLKSYHPLAFEIRQNLKKLKDKQKIIRLFWIRAHVGVEGNERADQLAKEAAITKKTAPDYDACPISFIKRHIRYETVKIWQHRYKITEKAAVTKSFFPTVEGANAILRRLTLTPALVQVFSGHGGFSEYLHRFKCKEGPGCVCDETVDESILHLLIDCPQHSRIREDLHQQIQIELCRGSIPAILESTASRQIFLEFCLKIARIVIERNRTR, encoded by the exons atgcctgaaaaagaaccgactgttaggcg GGTGCAAGAAGCAGCAAGACTGTATAGAGCAAAGAGAGGAAAACAACAAGATGTGTTAGGAGACAGATTGGTAGAGACAAAGAAGTGTTTTTTGGATGCTCTCCACCCTGCGCAAGAGATAGGCATTGACTACGTTAAACTAGAGGACATATCGGATCCCTCTGTTGGGAAGAGCGACCGGGAAGGGCTGCAAATATTCACGGATGGTAGCAAGATCGGCGGCAAGGTCGGCGCAGCTCTGGTGTACTGGAGAGATGGTATTGAAACCGGAAAAAAGAAATTCCTTTTGGAATCGTACTGCTCAGTATACCAGGCCGAAATGTATGCGCTGTACCGAGCCACCGATGTTGCTATCAAATGCAAAGACAAGCAGATAAACATTTATAGTGACTCAAAATCATCTTTGGAAactattcaaaatttaaaatcttaTCACCCATTGGCATTCGAAATTAgacaaaatttgaaaaaattaaaagataaacaaaaaataattagactCTTCTGGATTAGGGCTCACGTCGGGGTCGAGGGCAATGAAAGAGCCGACCAGTTAGCTAAAGAAGCAGCAATAACTAAAAAGACAGCCCCCGACTACGACGCGTGCCCTATATCCTTTATCAAAAGACATATCAGATacgaaaccgtgaaaatttggcaacatagatataaaataactGAAAAGGCTGCAGTCACCAAGTCGTTCTTCCCAACAGTGGAAGGAGCTAATGCGATCTTGCGCAGGTTAACACTAACACCAGCTCTTGTTCAAGTGTTCAGTGGGCATGGCGGGTTTTCGGAGTACCTGCACAGGTTCAAGTGCAAGGAGGGTCCTGGCTGTGTCTGCGATGAGACTGTCGATGAGTCGATTTTACATCTACTCATCGACTGTCCGCAGCACAGCAGAATACGTGAGGACCTACACCAGCAAATACAAATAGAACTGTGCAGGGGCTCTATCCCCGCCATACTGGAGAGCACGGCAAGCCGGCAAATATTCTTAGAATTTTGCTTGAAAATTGCGAGAATAGTCATTGAAAGGAACAGAACCAGATAA
- the LOC117993537 gene encoding uncharacterized protein codes for MAKITLVLLICQILSLPILSNGNDDNPLLELASSFLQNMGEGGNDKMEGLAAIGNMVGTLMQGDNAKNLGSMLGQDGGNTGDVLSSLGSLLGGQDGKINPSLVGSMVSMFASQMGSNGDTPRREKRQTKENNMENLLSVVSGLGGLLGGQDGKIDPSLVGSVVSMFAQQMSSNGDQNQRQKRQANQESNDVNMDSLLNMASGFLGNKNVAGMMPMIMNTLNSFSEDEANKRADEHKDHASFLPPFLEKAHLYWDVFINSQLGKTIWEKSGFKKATKSFMGPDGKLSFELMFKSFENQSFRRHWIKAVAKYLTDMVVHIAKPEVYQRYLSSTQYIINSFLDSQGLPKTTHFNVNNPEKSISTLTNYVLKKYLDMDTDVSDYVKPAMDYIKQILKMAQSASQSFANRADYHAVADRLTDTLNLEVIEPVLRVYRAYKHSIEAPHCQEHLMCVVNRHHDQDKHGLPGFKAGLTKLSSLVASAALSFQNGKGFWDLYNAIQSDVNCDAKYPADCAAFHEHEMKVTTEVYHSEL; via the exons ATGGCGAAAATAACATTAGTCCTACTTATTTGCCAAATCCTAAGTCTTCCAATACTAAGTAACGGGAATGATGACAATCCCTTACTGGAGCTTGCGTCGTCATTCCTGCAGAATATGGGAGAAGGTGGCAATGACAAGATGGAAGGGCTTGCCGCGATAGGCAATATGGTTGGGACGCTGATGCAAGGGGACAATGCTAAAAACTTGGGATCGATGCTGGGACAGGATGGTGGGAACACCGGTGATGTTTTGTCTA GTCTGGGCAGTCTACTAGGAGGTCAGGATGGCAAAATCAATCCATCCCTGGTTGGCTCAATGGTGTCAATGTTCGCTAGCCAGATGGGCTCGAACGGAGACACGCCCCGGCGGGAGAAACGGCAGACCAAAGAGAACAACATGGAGAATTTACTGAGCGTGGTGTCAG GTCTAGGTGGCTTATTAGGTGGCCAAGATGGAAAGATCGACCCTTCCCTCGTAGGATCAGTCGTATCAATGTTCGCTCAACAGATGTCGTCGAATGGCGATCAGAACCAGCGCCAGAAACGACAAGCAAACCAAGAATCCAACGACGTTAACATGGACAGTCTGTTAAACATGGCTTCAGGGTTTCTAGGCAATAAAAACGTTGCCGGTATGATGCCAATGATCATGAACACTCTAAACTCGTTCTCTGAAGACGAAGCGAATAAGAGAGCTGATGAGCATAAAGATCACGCGTCCTTCCTACCCCCATTTTTAGAGAAGGCTCACTTATATTGGGATGTATTTATCAATTCGCAATTAGGGAAAACTATCTGGGAGAAGTCTGGGTTTAAGAAAGCCACGAAATCATTTATGGGACCAGATGGAAAGCTCAGTTTCGAGTTGATGTTCAAGAGTTTCGAGAACCAGTCGTTTAGACGACACTGGATTAAAGCAGTTGCGAAGTATTTGACTGATATGGTGGTACATATCGCTAAACCGGAAGTGTATCAGAG GTACCTATCCTCAACCCAGTACATAATAAACAGTTTCCTGGACTCTCAGGGTCTGCCCAAGACGACGCACTTCAACGTGAATAATCCAGAAAAATCCATCTCCACATTGACCAATTATGTGCTGAAGAAGTACCTAGATATGGACACGGATGTCTCGGACTATGTTAAGCCAGCTATGGACTATATAaaa CAAATCCTAAAAATGGCGCAATCTGCCTCCCAGTCGTTCGCCAACCGAGCTGACTACCACGCCGTCGCGGACAGACTCACAGACACCCTCAACCTTGAAGTCATCGAGCCTGTTCTCCGAGTCTACAGGGCCTACAAGCACTCCATCGAAGCTCCACACTGCCAGGAACATCTCATGTGCGTCGTGAACAGGCACCATGACCAGGATAAACATG GTCTGCCAGGCTTCAAAGCCGGCCTAACCAAGCTGAGCAGTCTGGTCGCATCGGCGGCGCTGAGCTTCCAAAACGGCAAAGGGTTCTGGGATCTCTACAATGCTATACAGAGCGATGTCAACTGTGAT GCCAAATATCCCGCGGATTGCGCGGCTTTCCACGAGCACGAAATGAAAGTTACTACGGAAGTGTACCATAGCGAGCtctaa
- the LOC117993529 gene encoding ADP-ribosylation factor-like protein 3, which yields MMGLLNILKKLRSNPDKELRLLLLGLDNAGKTTLLKQLASEDVTHVTPTAGFNIKSVLSNGFKLNVWDIGGQRKIRPYWRNYFENTDILIYVVDCSDHQRLEETSLELAELLQDDKLRGVPVLVYANKQDLATALPASEVATLLGLHLIRDRTWQIQACVATDGTGVKEGMEWVCKNISVKK from the exons ATGAtg GGCCTACTCAACATCCTAAAGAAGCTTCGTTCGAATCCAGACAAAGAGCTCCGTCTCCTCCTACTTGGGCTGGACAACGCTGGAAAAACAACTCTTCTGAAGCAACTGGCGTCAGAAGATGTCACTCACGTGACGCCTACAGCTGGCTTCAATATAAAATCTGTTCTTTCCAACGGTTTCAAATTAAACGTATGGGACATCGGTGGCCAGAGGAAAATTAGGCCGTATTGGAGGaattattttgagaatacagatatttta ATCTACGTAGTCGATTGCTCCGACCACCAACGGTTAGAGGAAACCAGCCTGGAACTTGCGGAGCTGCTGCAAGATGACAAGTTGCGCGGCGTGCCCGTGTTGGTGTACGCAAATAAACAGGACTTGGCTACCG CGTTGCCAGCAAGTGAGGTGGCGACACTCCTCGGCTTGCATTTGATCAGGGATCGGACGTGGCAAATCCAGGCGTGCGTCGCTACTGATGGAACTGGTGTGAAG GAAGGCATGGAATGGGTCTGCAAGAATATCTCGGtaaaaaagtaa